In Candidatus Edwardsbacteria bacterium, one genomic interval encodes:
- a CDS encoding PilZ domain-containing protein, which yields MKKTAPSKERRKFIRLPVEIRVKYKALKEVIDTSGLKPAKVKNLSSGGILFHSGKKLGKDDTLQLKLDFARGKSKYDLAAIGQVVRCSALKNGQYTIGVRFLEIYSDDLDLLKGFIEKKAKRPGK from the coding sequence ATGAAAAAGACAGCCCCGTCAAAAGAAAGAAGAAAGTTTATACGGCTGCCGGTGGAGATAAGGGTGAAATATAAAGCCCTTAAGGAGGTCATTGACACCAGCGGGTTAAAACCGGCCAAGGTGAAAAACCTGAGCTCCGGGGGGATACTTTTTCATTCCGGCAAAAAACTAGGCAAGGACGATACCCTGCAGTTAAAACTTGATTTTGCCAGGGGCAAAAGCAAATATGATCTGGCGGCCATCGGCCAGGTGGTGCGCTGCAGCGCATTGAAAAACGGGCAATACACCATCGGGGTGCGATTTTTGGAGATATACTCGGACGACCTGGATCTGTTGAAGGGCTTTATCGAGAAGAAGGCCAAGAGGCCGGGCAAATGA
- a CDS encoding methylmalonyl-CoA mutase family protein → MLAKYPERKKVFLSTSGDEVKRVYTPCETEGLDYQKDLGFPGQYPYTRGVQPTMYRGKFWTMRQYAGFGDAAESNKRYKYLLAQGQTGLSIAFDLPTQIGYDSDDPMSAGEVGKVGVAIDSLADMEILFDGIPLDKVSTSMTINAPAGVLLAMYVAVAEKQGVKADQLNGTIQNDILKEYIARGTYIFPPTPSMRLITDIFEYCAKQVPKWNTISISGYHIREAGSSATQEVAFTLADGIAYVQAAIASGLSVDDFSSRLSFFFNSHNDLLEEVAKFRAARRIWARIMKERFKAQKASSQMLRFHTQTAGSTLTAQQPDNNIIRVTIQTLAAVLGGTQSLHTNSRDEALALPTEDSVRIALRTQQIVAHESGAADTVDPLAGSYYVEARTSEIEKAALEYIAKIDKLGGMVKAIEKGYVQKEIQDSAYRFQKDVEAQERIVVGVNKFTVKEESPKNLLKVSQAVQDAQMKRLAEMKAKRDNEAVKKALSEIHRAAHGSENLMPFIVDAVRKYATLGEICGVLREVFGEYQESVVL, encoded by the coding sequence ATGCTGGCCAAATATCCCGAGCGCAAGAAGGTTTTTCTGTCCACCTCCGGCGACGAGGTCAAGCGGGTCTACACCCCCTGCGAGACCGAGGGTTTGGACTACCAGAAAGACCTGGGCTTCCCCGGGCAGTACCCCTATACCCGCGGGGTCCAGCCCACCATGTACCGGGGAAAGTTCTGGACCATGCGCCAGTATGCCGGCTTCGGCGACGCGGCCGAATCCAACAAGCGCTACAAGTATCTTCTGGCCCAGGGCCAGACCGGGCTGTCCATCGCCTTCGACCTGCCCACCCAGATCGGCTACGACTCCGATGATCCCATGTCCGCCGGCGAAGTCGGGAAAGTCGGCGTGGCCATCGACTCTTTGGCCGACATGGAAATACTGTTCGACGGCATCCCGCTGGACAAGGTCTCCACCTCCATGACCATCAACGCCCCGGCCGGAGTGCTGCTGGCCATGTACGTGGCGGTGGCCGAAAAGCAGGGGGTGAAGGCCGACCAGTTGAACGGCACCATCCAGAACGACATCCTTAAGGAATACATCGCCCGGGGCACCTACATCTTCCCCCCCACCCCCAGCATGAGGCTGATCACCGACATCTTTGAATACTGCGCCAAGCAGGTGCCCAAATGGAACACCATCTCCATCTCGGGCTACCACATCCGCGAGGCCGGTTCTTCCGCCACCCAGGAAGTGGCCTTCACCCTGGCCGACGGCATCGCCTACGTCCAGGCGGCCATCGCCTCGGGCCTGAGCGTGGACGATTTCTCCTCCAGGCTGTCGTTCTTCTTCAACTCCCACAACGATCTTTTGGAAGAAGTGGCCAAGTTCCGGGCCGCCCGTCGGATCTGGGCCCGCATCATGAAGGAGCGGTTCAAGGCCCAGAAGGCCTCATCGCAAATGCTGCGCTTCCATACCCAGACCGCCGGAAGCACCCTCACCGCCCAGCAGCCGGACAACAACATCATCCGGGTCACCATCCAGACGCTGGCCGCGGTATTGGGCGGCACCCAGAGCCTGCACACCAATTCCCGCGACGAGGCCCTGGCCCTGCCCACCGAGGACTCGGTCCGCATCGCCCTGCGCACCCAGCAGATCGTGGCCCACGAGTCCGGCGCGGCCGACACGGTCGATCCGCTGGCCGGCTCCTATTATGTGGAGGCCCGCACCAGCGAGATCGAGAAGGCGGCCCTGGAATACATCGCCAAGATAGACAAGCTGGGCGGGATGGTGAAAGCCATCGAGAAGGGCTATGTCCAGAAGGAGATCCAGGACAGCGCCTACCGTTTCCAGAAGGACGTGGAGGCCCAGGAGCGGATAGTGGTCGGGGTCAACAAGTTCACGGTCAAGGAAGAGTCTCCCAAAAATCTGCTGAAGGTCTCGCAGGCCGTGCAGGACGCCCAGATGAAGCGGCTGGCCGAGATGAAGGCCAAGCGGGACAACGAGGCGGTGAAGAAGGCGCTGAGCGAGATCCACCGGGCGGCCCACGGCAGCGAGAACCTGATGCCCTTCATCGTGGACGCGGTGCGGAAGTACGCCACGCTGGGTGAGATCTGCGGAGTCTTAAGGGAGGTGTTCGGGGAATACCAGGAATCGGTGGTGCTGTAA
- a CDS encoding DUF192 domain-containing protein: protein MGNHSKTVITILALALIAGCREKIEKAYPRDKTDQIQPERPGRIKLAVGQSVLWAEVADNPRSREQGLMFRKTMPGDEGMLFIFEYPQMQSFWMRNTFLPLDIAFISEQGVIINILTMKPLDEGPRYRSLAPALYVIEANAGWFGQNGVKAGDRVRF from the coding sequence ATGGGAAATCATTCAAAAACAGTCATAACGATTTTGGCCCTGGCACTGATCGCCGGCTGCCGGGAAAAAATTGAAAAAGCTTATCCACGGGACAAGACCGACCAGATACAACCGGAGCGTCCCGGAAGGATCAAGCTGGCCGTGGGGCAAAGCGTCTTATGGGCGGAGGTGGCAGATAACCCGCGATCCCGGGAGCAGGGACTGATGTTCAGGAAAACTATGCCGGGTGATGAGGGGATGCTGTTCATCTTCGAGTATCCCCAGATGCAGTCATTCTGGATGAGGAACACCTTTCTGCCGCTGGACATCGCCTTCATCTCCGAACAGGGAGTGATCATCAACATCCTGACCATGAAACCGCTGGATGAGGGGCCACGCTACCGGTCGCTGGCCCCGGCCCTTTATGTTATCGAGGCCAACGCCGGGTGGTTTGGGCAGAATGGGGTCAAGGCCGGCGACAGGGTGAGGTTTTAA
- a CDS encoding DUF559 domain-containing protein translates to MRTLLIKRQKVNNKKLKLAKEFRKKMTLAEKAFWNMVRQNQIEGLHFRRQQVIHGFIADFYCNEIGLVIEIDGGIHEQQKGYDELRDHIITAYGVKVIRFTNEEVLDKSDWVVKRLKEETREAVNK, encoded by the coding sequence ATGCGTACGTTGTTAATCAAACGTCAAAAAGTGAACAACAAAAAGCTTAAGCTTGCCAAAGAATTTCGGAAAAAGATGACCCTGGCTGAAAAAGCTTTTTGGAATATGGTTAGGCAAAACCAGATCGAAGGGCTTCACTTCCGGCGTCAGCAAGTCATCCACGGGTTCATAGCCGATTTTTACTGTAATGAGATTGGCCTTGTAATTGAAATTGACGGCGGTATTCACGAACAACAGAAGGGTTACGACGAACTGCGGGATCATATCATCACTGCTTACGGAGTAAAAGTGATACGGTTTACCAACGAAGAAGTGCTTGATAAAAGCGATTGGGTGGTTAAGAGACTCAAAGAAGAGACCAGAGAAGCTGTAAACAAGTAA
- the mce gene encoding methylmalonyl-CoA epimerase, with product MHIKGIDHIGIAVKSLEEAQKLYTEGLGLAVEGTETVESQKVKVAFIPVGESRIELLESTVPDGNIAKFIEAKGEGIHHLALKVDNIEKALEELTAKGYQLIDKTPRVGAGGHKIAFVHPKSTKGVLLELSEGH from the coding sequence ATGCATATCAAAGGGATCGATCACATCGGCATCGCCGTCAAAAGCCTCGAAGAGGCCCAGAAACTTTACACCGAGGGTTTAGGCCTGGCGGTGGAAGGGACCGAAACAGTGGAGAGCCAGAAGGTGAAGGTGGCCTTCATCCCGGTGGGCGAGAGCCGCATCGAACTGCTGGAATCCACTGTGCCGGACGGCAACATCGCCAAATTCATCGAGGCCAAGGGAGAGGGCATCCACCACCTGGCGCTCAAGGTGGATAACATCGAAAAGGCCCTGGAGGAGCTGACGGCCAAGGGTTATCAGCTTATCGATAAGACACCCCGGGTGGGGGCCGGCGGCCACAAGATCGCCTTCGTCCATCCCAAGTCCACCAAGGGGGTTCTGCTGGAGCTTTCCGAAGGCCATTAA
- a CDS encoding methylated-DNA--[protein]-cysteine S-methyltransferase — MDRYTKIYISGYDSPLGRLYLAATDKGLLRIAPAKGSELSFILDLGIRHFDLVPSEKPFLPIKKQLDRYFEGQPVVFRFQADISRGTGFQRSVWRKLSGLLPGQMMTYGMLAREIGRPKAYRAVGQAVGANPLPIIIPCHRVIASDGSLGGFAWGIKVKKKLLSIEGMDL, encoded by the coding sequence GTGGACAGATACACCAAAATATATATTTCCGGCTATGATTCACCCCTCGGCCGGCTGTACCTGGCGGCCACCGACAAAGGTCTTTTGCGGATCGCTCCGGCAAAAGGTTCCGAATTGTCTTTCATATTGGACCTGGGAATAAGACATTTCGACCTGGTGCCCAGCGAAAAACCCTTTCTGCCGATCAAAAAACAGCTGGACAGATATTTTGAAGGTCAGCCGGTGGTCTTCAGATTCCAGGCCGATATCAGCCGCGGCACCGGCTTCCAGAGAAGCGTCTGGAGGAAACTGTCCGGCCTGCTACCCGGTCAGATGATGACCTACGGCATGCTGGCCCGGGAGATAGGCCGGCCCAAAGCTTACCGTGCCGTTGGTCAGGCGGTGGGAGCCAACCCCCTGCCGATCATCATCCCCTGCCACCGGGTGATCGCCTCCGACGGCTCTCTGGGCGGCTTTGCCTGGGGAATAAAGGTCAAGAAAAAACTGCTATCCATTGAAGGGATGGACTTATGA
- a CDS encoding cobalamin B12-binding domain-containing protein, translating to MPNKIRILIAKPGLDGHDRGAKYIARALRDAGFEVIYTGLRQTPEAIAAAAVQEDVQWVGLSCLSGAHNSLFPRVVQLLKEKNAPDIKVFGGGVIPADDIPGLKAAGIKEIFTPGTSSQQVVDYINKN from the coding sequence ATGCCTAACAAGATCCGCATCCTCATTGCCAAGCCCGGCCTGGACGGGCACGACCGCGGCGCCAAGTACATCGCCCGGGCCCTGCGCGACGCCGGTTTCGAGGTGATCTACACCGGCCTGCGCCAGACCCCGGAGGCCATCGCCGCCGCCGCCGTCCAGGAGGACGTGCAGTGGGTGGGGCTGTCCTGCCTGTCCGGGGCCCACAACTCCCTGTTTCCCAGGGTGGTGCAGCTGCTCAAGGAGAAGAACGCCCCGGACATCAAGGTCTTCGGCGGCGGGGTGATCCCGGCCGACGACATCCCGGGCCTGAAAGCTGCGGGGATCAAGGAGATCTTCACTCCGGGGACTTCTTCCCAGCAAGTGGTGGATTACATCAACAAAAATTAA
- a CDS encoding isochorismatase family cysteine hydrolase, which yields MNKYALLVIDCQNYFFDKTSPAYLPDSKKILPKINLLIETARKNKWPVIYTSHTAPTKPGNLMAERWEHLPSGWESEYFDRIDVVPGAVKIRKEHFSAFFRTKLDALLKKEKITHLVICGVMTHLCVDTTVRHGFMLGYRPTIVTDACCSKGKGYHQAALLALKHGFCRTVGLSELLHGHSRAGGNPKRI from the coding sequence ATGAATAAATATGCACTATTGGTCATAGACTGTCAGAATTACTTCTTTGATAAGACCTCCCCGGCCTATCTGCCGGACAGCAAAAAGATCCTGCCCAAGATCAACCTGCTGATAGAAACAGCCCGGAAGAATAAATGGCCGGTCATCTATACCAGCCATACTGCGCCAACAAAGCCCGGCAACCTGATGGCCGAACGCTGGGAGCATCTGCCGTCGGGATGGGAAAGCGAATATTTTGACCGGATCGATGTCGTCCCGGGCGCAGTGAAAATAAGAAAAGAACATTTCTCGGCTTTCTTCAGGACCAAACTTGACGCCCTGCTTAAAAAAGAAAAGATCACCCATCTGGTGATCTGCGGGGTGATGACCCATCTGTGCGTGGATACCACCGTACGGCACGGGTTCATGCTGGGCTACCGGCCGACCATAGTTACAGACGCCTGCTGTTCCAAGGGCAAAGGATACCACCAGGCTGCGCTTCTGGCTTTAAAGCACGGCTTCTGCCGAACCGTTGGGCTATCAGAACTGCTGCATGGTCATTCCCGCGCAGGCGGGAATCCAAAGAGAATATGA
- a CDS encoding mechanosensitive ion channel family protein: MILNEFLSQTFLNNRVLDYAVSLGILAGSAIIIKIADLIVIARMKKLAEKTANQFDDRLVEAIDKKVIPMLYLGAVYLSIQNLHVVPMAHKAINIAGAIVLTYLAAKLILSLAVYSVETYWKKRGGEDSSQNTAYRGILTVLKLVVWSLALIILLDNFGVKISALVAGLGIGGLALAFAAQKVLGDLFSYFSIFFDRPFEIGDFIIVGEFQGTVEHIGIKSTRVRSLGGEQLIFANTDLTNSRLRNYKRMINRRVVFKIGVTYGTGAKKMKEIPGIIGGIIKNIPCAIFDRAHFASYGDFSLNFEVVYYVEGGDYLKYMDIQQQINLAIMEAFAKKKIEFAYPTQTLFVNNK; the protein is encoded by the coding sequence ATGATTTTGAATGAGTTCCTGAGCCAAACATTTTTAAATAACCGGGTGTTGGATTACGCGGTAAGTCTGGGCATCCTTGCAGGATCGGCCATAATAATCAAGATAGCCGACCTGATCGTCATCGCCCGGATGAAGAAGTTGGCTGAAAAGACCGCCAACCAATTTGATGACCGTCTGGTTGAAGCCATAGACAAGAAGGTTATTCCCATGCTTTACTTGGGAGCGGTGTACCTGAGCATTCAGAATCTCCATGTCGTTCCCATGGCCCACAAGGCCATCAACATTGCCGGAGCCATTGTTCTGACCTACTTAGCGGCCAAGTTGATTCTGTCCCTGGCGGTTTATTCCGTGGAAACCTACTGGAAGAAGCGTGGAGGAGAGGACTCTTCGCAGAACACGGCCTACCGGGGGATACTGACAGTCCTAAAGCTGGTGGTCTGGAGCCTGGCCCTGATCATCCTGCTGGACAACTTCGGGGTCAAGATCTCGGCCCTGGTGGCCGGGCTGGGCATCGGTGGTCTGGCATTGGCTTTTGCCGCCCAGAAGGTGCTGGGGGACCTGTTCAGCTATTTCTCCATCTTCTTCGACCGGCCTTTCGAGATCGGCGATTTCATTATAGTGGGAGAATTTCAGGGCACGGTGGAGCACATCGGCATCAAGAGCACCAGGGTCCGCAGCTTGGGCGGCGAGCAACTGATATTTGCCAATACCGACCTGACCAATTCCCGCCTGCGCAATTACAAGAGGATGATCAATCGCCGGGTGGTGTTCAAGATCGGGGTCACCTACGGCACCGGCGCCAAGAAGATGAAGGAGATACCGGGCATCATAGGGGGGATCATTAAAAATATTCCCTGTGCCATCTTCGACCGGGCGCACTTTGCCTCCTACGGGGATTTCAGCCTTAACTTCGAGGTCGTCTATTATGTGGAGGGAGGAGATTACCTGAAATATATGGATATCCAGCAGCAGATCAACCTGGCCATCATGGAGGCCTTTGCCAAAAAGAAGATAGAGTTTGCCTATCCCACCCAGACCCTGTTTGTGAATAATAAATAA
- a CDS encoding DMT family protein produces MKPYYLTTGLLCVSNIFMTFAWYGHLKNMSGRSWFLAALVSWGIALFEYLVQVPANRIGYQVMNVGQLKILQEVITLSVFVPFSILYLREKPSMDYLWAGLCLLGAVFFLFRAKIFGT; encoded by the coding sequence ATGAAACCATACTACCTAACCACCGGCCTGCTGTGCGTCAGCAACATCTTCATGACCTTTGCCTGGTACGGGCACCTTAAGAACATGTCCGGGCGCTCCTGGTTCTTGGCCGCCCTGGTCAGCTGGGGCATTGCCCTGTTCGAGTACCTGGTGCAGGTGCCGGCCAACCGCATCGGATACCAGGTAATGAATGTGGGTCAGCTGAAGATCCTGCAGGAAGTGATCACCTTAAGCGTGTTCGTGCCGTTTTCCATTTTGTATTTAAGGGAGAAGCCCAGCATGGATTACCTGTGGGCCGGGCTGTGCCTGCTGGGCGCGGTGTTCTTTCTTTTTAGGGCGAAAATTTTTGGGACATAA
- the meaB gene encoding methylmalonyl Co-A mutase-associated GTPase MeaB, whose amino-acid sequence MNELTDKILAGDIRAIARGISLAESGQPEAAELLKELYPHTGRAYLLGITGPPGGGKSTLVDKLIKHYRKHKKKVGVLAVDPTSPFSGGAILGDRVRMQKHATDQGVYIRSMGSRGHLGGLALATSDAAKILDAAGYDIVIFETVGIGQSEVEVAGRVDTTVLVTVPGLGDDVQVLKAGTMEIADIFAINKADREGIERCVIELEQLLSVREMDENTFLPPIIQTIAKDDQGTAELTGAIEKHRGYLNSDGRLAEKRKKRIRDEVHTIITNQLDRWAALKLTHDMETRENLEDIYSKKADPYTVAGDIIKELQI is encoded by the coding sequence ATGAACGAACTGACAGATAAAATATTAGCCGGGGATATCCGGGCCATCGCCCGGGGCATCAGCCTGGCAGAAAGCGGACAGCCGGAGGCGGCGGAGCTGCTCAAAGAGCTCTACCCTCATACCGGCCGGGCCTATCTTTTGGGCATCACCGGGCCGCCGGGCGGAGGCAAGTCCACTTTGGTGGACAAGCTGATCAAGCATTACCGAAAGCACAAAAAGAAGGTAGGGGTGCTGGCGGTGGATCCCACCAGCCCCTTCTCCGGCGGGGCCATTCTGGGCGACCGGGTCAGGATGCAGAAACACGCCACCGATCAGGGTGTATACATCCGTTCCATGGGCAGCCGGGGGCATTTGGGCGGGCTGGCCCTGGCCACCTCCGATGCCGCCAAGATATTGGATGCGGCCGGTTACGACATCGTGATCTTCGAGACGGTGGGCATCGGGCAGTCCGAGGTGGAGGTGGCCGGCCGGGTGGACACCACGGTGCTGGTCACCGTGCCGGGCCTGGGTGACGACGTCCAGGTGCTCAAGGCCGGCACCATGGAGATCGCCGACATCTTCGCCATCAACAAGGCCGACAGGGAAGGCATTGAACGCTGTGTGATTGAGCTGGAACAGTTGTTGTCGGTCAGGGAGATGGACGAAAATACCTTCCTGCCGCCCATAATCCAGACCATCGCCAAGGACGATCAGGGCACCGCAGAATTGACCGGGGCCATAGAAAAACACCGGGGCTACCTGAACTCGGACGGCCGGCTGGCCGAAAAAAGAAAAAAGCGGATCCGGGACGAGGTGCACACCATCATCACCAACCAGTTGGACAGGTGGGCCGCCTTAAAACTGACCCATGATATGGAAACCAGGGAGAACCTGGAGGATATCTACTCAAAAAAGGCCGACCCCTACACGGTGGCCGGTGATATCATAAAAGAACTGCAGATCTGA